The DNA segment ACCTTCCGCTGGTCTTCGTCGTCGACACCCCGGGCTTCATGCCGGGCGTCGAGCAGGAGAAGGGCGGCATCATCAAGCGCGGCGGCCGGTTCCTCAACGCCGTCGTCGAGGCCGACGTGCCGAAGGTGACGATCACGATCCGCAAGTCCTACGGTGGCGCGTACGCGGTGATGGGCTCCAAGCAGCTCTCGGCGGACCTGAACTTCGCCTGGCCGACCGCCCGCATCGCGGTGATCGGCGCGGAGGGCGCGGCGCAGCTGTTGGTGAAGCGGTTCCCGGATCCGACCGCGCCGGAGGTGCAGAAGATCCGCGCCGACTTCATCGAGGGCTACAACCTGAACATGGCGACGCCCTGGATCGCGGCCGAGCGTGGCTTCATCGACGCGGTCATCGAACCGCACGAGACGCGGTTGCTGCTGCGCAAGTCGATGCGCCTGCTGCGCGACAAGCAGATCAACCGCGTGCAGCGCAAGCACGGCCTCACCCCCATCTAAGTACTCAGCTCACTTCTCACCTCGCACCTCTCACCTCGCACCTCTCACCGCGACGGTGCGTGTCTGCACACGACATGCCGAGCCCCTCACAGGAGTCTGCGCACGCTCGCGGAGAGTCGAGGGTGCATGGTGGTCGGTACCGTCGGTTCGTATGCGCGATTCAGAGGTGACGGCCGACGTTCCGGCCGATGTGGTCGAACCCGTACAACCGCGGCGTTCCCGCGTGCGGTGGCGCCGCACGGCGATCGTGTCGGCCATCCTGCTGCTCCTCTTCGGGGTGCCGTGGTGGACGCTGCTGCTGGCCGGCACCGCCTGGCCGACGCCCGTCGTCGCCGCCGGTAGCGCGGTGTTCGCGGCGGCGTTCGTCGCGCTGCCGGCGCTGCTGTTCGTCGGCCGCGGCCGGCGGCGCCCCGACTGGGTCTCCGCCACGGCGGACGCACTGCTGGGCGTGGCGTGGGTGCTGTTCGTCTGGTCTGTGCTCGGGAACGTCCTGCGGCTGGTCCTGCTTCTCGCCGGAGTCGACGATCCGGTGCGGGGCCGGACGGTCGCGGCCGCGGTTCTGGCCGTGGCGGTCGTCCTCCTGGTGTGGGGATACGCCGAGGCGATGCGGGTGCCGCGGATAAAGACCGTCGACATCGGCATCGACGGGCTCGGTCGCGGCCTCGACGGTCTACGCGTCGCGATGATCACCGATACGCACTACGGCCCGATCGACCGCGCCCGGTGGTCGGCGGCCGTGGTGTCGCGCGTCAACGACCTCGGCGCCGACGTCGTCTGCCACGTCGGCGACATCGCCGACGGCACCGTCGAGCAACGCGAACCGCAAGCCGGCCCGCTGGCGGACGTGACGGCCGCCTGCGCCCGCGTCTACGTCACCGGCAACCACGAGTACTACAGCGAGGCGCAGGCCTGGCTGGACTACATGGAGCGCATCGGCTGGGACGCCCTGCACAACCGGCACATCGTCGTCGAGCGCGGCGGTGACCGGCTCGTGGTGGCGGGCGTGGACGACGCCACCGCCAAGGCGTCCGGTGTCCGCGGGCACGGTGCCAACCTCGACGCCGCCCTCGCCGGTGCGGATCGCAGCCTGCCGGTCCTGCTGCTGGCACACCAGCCCAAGCAGGTCACGCACGCCGCCCGCGCCGGGGTGGACCTGCAGATCTCCGGCCACACCCACGGCGGGCAGATCTGGCCGTTCAACTATTTGGTGCGTCTGGAGCAGCCGGTCGTCCAGGGACTCAGCCGGCACGGCGAGAGGACGCAGCTCTACACCAGCCGCGGCACCGGGTTCTGGGGTCCGCCGTTCCGGGTCTTCGCGCCGAGCGAGATCACGCTGCTCACGCTGCGCCGCACCTGACCGGCCGCGCGCGTGCGTACGCTCGCGATGAGTTCAGCGTGCGCTCGCGGTCTATCCGGCATGCGAAAGATCAAGGCCGGACTGTTCATCGCGCTCGACGGTGTCGTCGAGGCGCCCGACCAGTGGCACTTCCCCTACTTCGACGACGAGATGGGCGAGGCCGTCGGTGCGACACTCGGCGCAGCCGACACCGTGCTGCTGGGCCGCAAGACCTACGACAGCTTCGCCGGAGCGTGGCCGCAGCGGGAACGCGACGGCGGTGAGGACGCCGAATTCGCCAAGCAACTCGGCGACATGCGCAAGATCGTCGTCTCACGGCAGCAGCTGCGGTTCGACTGGCGCAACACCGAACAGCTCGCGGGCGAGCTCGTCGACGCCGTCACCGCGCTCAAAGCCGAGCCGGGCGGTGACATCGCGATGAGCGGGTCGGTGTCGGTGGTCCGACAGCTCCTCGACGCCGGCCTGCTCGACGAACTGCATCTGTTGGTGCACCCGATCGCGGTGCGCACCGGCGAGCGGCTGTTCGACAGCGGTGGCCCGGCACTGCCGCTGCGGTTGCTCTCCTCGCAGACCTTCTCGACCGGCGTGCTGAACCTGGTCTACGCGCCCGCTGATGCCCCACCGGCCGTGGGTTACGACGAAGCGAAGAAGCACATCGCGCAGCGCAGCTGAACCCCCGCTTGGCCACCGGCGCCGCACGTGGCCCGTAGGATTCGCCCATGCCGCTTGCGGAGGGGGAGAAGATCGCCGACTACACCGTCGTGCGATCGCTTGGTTCCGGCGGTATGGGCGAGGTGTATCTGGCCCAGCATCCGCGGCTGCCGCGCCAGGACGCGCTCAAGGTGCTCTCGGCCGCGGTGTCCGCCGACGACGAGTACCGCCAGCGGTTCCACCGGGAGGCGGAGATCGCCGCGACGCTGTGGCATCCGAACATCGTCTCCGTGCACGACCGCGGCGACGTCGGTGGCCTGCTGTGGATCTCGATGGACTATGTGCAGGGCACCGACGCGGCGCGGCTGCTCGCCGAACGCTATCCGAACGGTATGCCGCCCGACGTGGTGGTCCGCATCATCACCGGGGTCGCCCTCGCGCTCGACTACGCCCACCAGCGTGGCCTCTACCACCGCGACGTCAAACCCGCGAACATCCTCATCGCCGACCCGGGCACACCCGACGAGCGGGCGATGCTGGCCGACTTCGGGATCGCCCGCCAGGCCGGCGACACCGGCGGTCTCACCGGCACGAACATGACCGTCGGTACGGTGGCCTACGCCGCGCCCGAGCAGCTGCGCGGCGACCACATCGACGGGCGGGCCGATCAGTACGCGCTGGCCGCGACCGCCTACCAATTGCTCACCGGCACACCGCCGTTCACGCACTCCAACCCCGCCGTGGTGATCAGCGCCCACCTGACCGCCGAACCACCGGCCATCGGCGAGGTGCGCCCGGAACTGTCCGGCCTCGGGCCGGTGATCGGCCGGGCCCTGGCGAAGTCGCCGGACAAGCGGTTCGACCGGTGTATCGATTTCGCGCGGGCGCTCGAACACCGCATCGGCACCGACGACGCCACGATGGAGACGGTCTCGTCCAAGGCGGCGGCGATGCCCCGGCACGCGAAACCGGTGGAGCCCCGCACGCGGCGGACGCGGCTTCCCATGGTCGCCGCAGCGGTCGCGGTGGTGGCCCTGGCGGCCGCGGGCGGGTTCTGGTTCTCCCAGCGCGAGGAACCCAAGACGTCCGCGGATCCCGCCCTGCCGGTCGTGGTCGTCGGCGCGGACTGCGCGACGATGGGCGCCGCGGGCGTGACGCCGACCGGCACCCCGGCCTACTGCGCCCGCCTCACCGACACCAACGAGACGATCTGGTCGAAGTACCAGGGCGAGTTCGACAGCCCGTCGGTGCCGGCCGGGATGCAGCCCGACGAGGCGAACGTGCGGGTGTGCATGGAGCAGACCAATCAGTCGCAGGCTGACTGCGACACCGCGATCGACCGCCACAACGCCGCGAACGGCTGACCGGCAACTCAGTTCGTCGCTTGTGGTGGGGGTTGGAAGGGTGTGTACCACCACCAGTCGGCGCGTTCTCCGCTGGGTCCGCGGTAGGGCGGCACTGTGGGTGGGGGTAGGTTGGGTGGGCGGGCCAGCGATCCGGATCGGAGTTGTCGGCCGGTGCTGTC comes from the Mycolicibacterium litorale genome and includes:
- a CDS encoding metallophosphoesterase; the encoded protein is MRDSEVTADVPADVVEPVQPRRSRVRWRRTAIVSAILLLLFGVPWWTLLLAGTAWPTPVVAAGSAVFAAAFVALPALLFVGRGRRRPDWVSATADALLGVAWVLFVWSVLGNVLRLVLLLAGVDDPVRGRTVAAAVLAVAVVLLVWGYAEAMRVPRIKTVDIGIDGLGRGLDGLRVAMITDTHYGPIDRARWSAAVVSRVNDLGADVVCHVGDIADGTVEQREPQAGPLADVTAACARVYVTGNHEYYSEAQAWLDYMERIGWDALHNRHIVVERGGDRLVVAGVDDATAKASGVRGHGANLDAALAGADRSLPVLLLAHQPKQVTHAARAGVDLQISGHTHGGQIWPFNYLVRLEQPVVQGLSRHGERTQLYTSRGTGFWGPPFRVFAPSEITLLTLRRT
- a CDS encoding dihydrofolate reductase family protein, which codes for MRKIKAGLFIALDGVVEAPDQWHFPYFDDEMGEAVGATLGAADTVLLGRKTYDSFAGAWPQRERDGGEDAEFAKQLGDMRKIVVSRQQLRFDWRNTEQLAGELVDAVTALKAEPGGDIAMSGSVSVVRQLLDAGLLDELHLLVHPIAVRTGERLFDSGGPALPLRLLSSQTFSTGVLNLVYAPADAPPAVGYDEAKKHIAQRS
- a CDS encoding serine/threonine-protein kinase, with translation MPLAEGEKIADYTVVRSLGSGGMGEVYLAQHPRLPRQDALKVLSAAVSADDEYRQRFHREAEIAATLWHPNIVSVHDRGDVGGLLWISMDYVQGTDAARLLAERYPNGMPPDVVVRIITGVALALDYAHQRGLYHRDVKPANILIADPGTPDERAMLADFGIARQAGDTGGLTGTNMTVGTVAYAAPEQLRGDHIDGRADQYALAATAYQLLTGTPPFTHSNPAVVISAHLTAEPPAIGEVRPELSGLGPVIGRALAKSPDKRFDRCIDFARALEHRIGTDDATMETVSSKAAAMPRHAKPVEPRTRRTRLPMVAAAVAVVALAAAGGFWFSQREEPKTSADPALPVVVVGADCATMGAAGVTPTGTPAYCARLTDTNETIWSKYQGEFDSPSVPAGMQPDEANVRVCMEQTNQSQADCDTAIDRHNAANG